In one Nocardioides luteus genomic region, the following are encoded:
- a CDS encoding sensor histidine kinase: MSRLKRLVAPLISRLVITAVALVLVVSLLIATFATIALRQTLMERLDRDVHDMARGVAGPGPGPGTDLNFGPDSVLAAFPENGQPQGNLGNFNPDQMESLSSADLDLLAEVRVDARPHDVELPDRGTYRVIAQSGFNRNLGQTVVVVTGRSTNEVENTIDSLVYWEALLTLLGVLGAAGAGYLVVRRQLSPLREVAATAHTVARLPLSSGEVSVTERVPERLTDEDTEVGQVGAALNSLLDHVETSLAERHRSEQQVRQFVADASHELRTPLTTIRGYTELAQQRPEAVPTALGKVEEESLRMTALVEDLLLLARLDQGRPLARDSVDLTRLLLEAVDDARVVDPSHTWRLELPADADSGEAEVIVTGDAQRLHQVISNLLTNERRHTPAGTTVTVRVRPDGFDVHDDGPGFPPALAPHAFERFTRADEARQRDGGAGLGLALVHAIVTSHGGTVRLTSVPGDTTIAVRLPVS, from the coding sequence GTGAGCCGGCTGAAGCGGCTGGTCGCGCCGCTCATCTCGCGGCTGGTCATCACCGCGGTCGCCCTGGTGCTGGTCGTCTCGCTGCTGATCGCCACCTTCGCCACGATCGCGCTGCGCCAGACGCTGATGGAGCGTCTCGACCGGGACGTGCACGACATGGCGCGCGGCGTCGCGGGCCCGGGCCCAGGCCCCGGCACCGACCTCAACTTCGGGCCGGACTCGGTCCTGGCGGCCTTTCCCGAGAACGGTCAGCCCCAAGGCAACCTCGGCAACTTCAACCCCGACCAGATGGAGTCCCTCAGCTCCGCCGACCTGGATCTGCTGGCCGAGGTACGTGTCGACGCACGCCCCCATGACGTCGAGCTGCCCGATCGCGGCACCTACCGCGTGATCGCCCAATCAGGGTTCAACCGCAACCTGGGCCAGACGGTGGTCGTCGTCACCGGACGTTCGACCAACGAGGTCGAGAACACCATCGACAGCCTGGTCTACTGGGAGGCCCTGCTGACCCTGCTGGGTGTCCTGGGCGCCGCGGGCGCGGGCTACCTCGTCGTACGCCGCCAGCTCAGCCCGCTGCGCGAGGTCGCCGCCACCGCGCACACCGTCGCCAGGCTCCCGCTCTCCTCGGGCGAGGTCTCGGTGACCGAGCGGGTCCCCGAGCGGCTCACCGACGAGGACACCGAGGTCGGCCAGGTCGGCGCCGCGCTCAACTCGCTGCTCGACCACGTCGAGACCTCGCTGGCCGAGCGTCACCGCAGCGAGCAGCAGGTACGCCAGTTCGTCGCCGACGCCTCCCACGAGCTGCGCACGCCGCTGACCACCATCCGCGGCTACACCGAGCTCGCCCAGCAGCGGCCCGAGGCGGTCCCGACGGCGCTCGGCAAAGTGGAGGAGGAGTCGCTGCGGATGACCGCGCTGGTCGAGGACCTGCTCCTGCTCGCGCGTCTCGACCAGGGCCGCCCGTTGGCGCGCGACTCCGTCGACCTGACCCGGCTGCTCCTGGAGGCCGTCGACGACGCCCGGGTCGTCGACCCGTCACACACCTGGCGGCTCGAGCTGCCCGCCGACGCCGACTCCGGCGAGGCCGAGGTGATCGTCACCGGCGACGCCCAGCGGCTCCACCAGGTGATCAGCAACCTGCTCACCAACGAGCGGCGGCACACGCCGGCCGGCACCACGGTCACGGTCCGCGTACGTCCTGATGGTTTCGACGTCCACGACGACGGCCCCGGCTTCCCGCCCGCCCTGGCCCCGCACGCCTTCGAGCGCTTCACCCGGGCCGACGAGGCTCGCCAGCGCGACGGTGGCGCCGGGCTCGGGCTGGCCCTCGTCCACGCGATCGTCACCTCCCACGGCGGCACCGTGAGACTGACCAGCGTCCCCGGCGACACCACCATCGCCGTACGTCTCCCCGTCAGCTGA
- a CDS encoding glycerate kinase family protein produces the protein MRVLIAPDKYAGTLTASQAASAIAEGWRRTAPRDELSLAPMADGGPGFLELLRDVLGGDLREVEVRGPHGESVSAQVLVVGETAYVESAQAAGLHLTGGKGAEQATSYGVGQLLLAARDAGASTVVVGLGGSGTSDGGAGLLAALGATADRPLDAGVAGLEGITEVTLPEPLGLDIVIASDVDNPLTGLFGAVKVYGAQKGLAEETMPRWDGALQDLAAATSRKTATEKGAGAAGGMGFALLLLGATRRPGFDVVADLLGLPELASRADLVITGEGSFDPQSAAGKVPAGVARLAEQALRPCIVLAGKVSMSGREMRTLGIDAAYSLVDSVGEERALGQAYESLVQVAARVARTWSADHRE, from the coding sequence ATGCGAGTGCTGATCGCCCCCGACAAGTACGCCGGCACGCTCACCGCCTCCCAGGCGGCCTCCGCGATCGCGGAGGGGTGGCGGCGTACGGCCCCGCGAGACGAGCTCTCGCTGGCTCCGATGGCCGACGGAGGACCGGGATTCCTCGAGCTGCTCCGCGACGTCCTCGGCGGTGACCTGCGCGAGGTCGAGGTCAGGGGGCCGCACGGCGAGTCGGTGTCGGCGCAGGTCCTGGTCGTGGGCGAGACCGCCTACGTCGAGTCGGCCCAGGCCGCCGGCCTGCACCTGACCGGCGGGAAGGGGGCCGAGCAGGCGACCTCGTACGGCGTGGGGCAGCTGCTCCTCGCCGCCCGCGACGCCGGGGCGAGCACCGTCGTGGTCGGGCTCGGCGGCTCGGGCACCAGCGACGGGGGAGCGGGGCTGCTGGCCGCGCTGGGCGCCACCGCCGACCGGCCGCTCGATGCCGGTGTCGCCGGGCTGGAGGGCATCACCGAGGTCACGCTGCCCGAGCCGCTCGGCCTCGACATCGTCATCGCCAGCGACGTGGACAATCCGCTGACCGGGCTCTTCGGCGCGGTCAAGGTCTACGGCGCGCAGAAGGGGCTGGCCGAGGAGACCATGCCCCGTTGGGACGGAGCGCTGCAGGACCTGGCCGCCGCGACCTCCCGCAAGACCGCGACCGAGAAGGGTGCGGGCGCGGCCGGCGGGATGGGGTTCGCGCTGCTGCTTCTCGGCGCCACCCGCCGGCCGGGGTTCGACGTCGTCGCCGACCTGCTGGGGCTGCCCGAGCTGGCCTCGCGGGCCGACCTGGTGATCACCGGCGAGGGGTCCTTCGACCCGCAGAGTGCCGCCGGAAAGGTGCCGGCCGGGGTGGCCAGGCTCGCCGAGCAGGCGCTGCGGCCCTGCATCGTGCTGGCCGGGAAGGTCAGCATGAGCGGTCGGGAGATGCGTACGCTCGGCATCGACGCCGCCTACTCGCTCGTCGACAGCGTCGGCGAGGAGCGCGCGCTGGGCCAGGCGTACGAATCCCTGGTCCAGGTCGCCGCCAGGGTCGCCCGGACGTGGTCCGCCGACCACCGGGAATAA
- the nadA gene encoding quinolinate synthase NadA, protein MTTVDLPLLPLGRGTDLNSERGVECPGDLPAASDPDLVKRALAAKEKLGEKVFVLGHHYQRDEVIQFADVTGDSFKLARDAAARPDAEYIVFCGVHFMAESADILTSPSQAVILPDLAAGCSMADMARLGQVEKAWEALSEAGVAEQVVPVTYMNSSADIKAFCGRHDGVVCTSSNAQAVLEWAFEQKDDAKVLFFPDQHLGRNTAVLKLGMSLDDCVVWDPLKPGGGVSAEELRAAKVILWKGHCSVHGRFSPDTIDDLRAEIPGVQILVHPECQHEVVLKADLVGSTEFIINTIEAAPAGSAWAIGTELNLVKRLAAAHPDKRIVFLDRTVCYCSTMNRIDLPHFVWALESLVEGQVVNRIEVDAETEHYAKLALQRMLDLPGKTQDD, encoded by the coding sequence ATGACGACTGTCGACCTCCCGCTGCTCCCCCTGGGGCGCGGCACCGACCTGAACTCCGAGCGTGGCGTCGAGTGCCCCGGCGACCTGCCGGCCGCCTCCGACCCCGACCTGGTCAAGCGCGCTCTCGCCGCCAAGGAGAAGCTGGGCGAGAAGGTGTTCGTCCTCGGACACCACTACCAGCGCGACGAGGTCATCCAGTTCGCTGACGTGACCGGGGACTCCTTCAAGCTCGCGCGCGACGCGGCCGCCCGGCCGGACGCGGAGTACATCGTCTTCTGCGGTGTGCACTTCATGGCCGAGTCGGCCGACATCCTGACCTCACCGTCGCAGGCGGTCATCCTCCCCGACCTCGCCGCCGGCTGCTCGATGGCCGACATGGCGCGGCTGGGCCAGGTCGAGAAGGCCTGGGAGGCCCTCTCGGAGGCGGGTGTGGCCGAGCAGGTCGTGCCGGTGACCTACATGAACTCCTCGGCCGACATCAAGGCGTTCTGCGGCCGCCACGACGGCGTCGTGTGCACCTCCTCCAACGCGCAGGCCGTCCTGGAGTGGGCCTTCGAGCAGAAGGACGACGCCAAGGTCCTCTTCTTCCCCGACCAGCACCTCGGCCGCAACACCGCGGTCCTGAAGCTCGGTATGTCGCTGGACGACTGCGTGGTCTGGGACCCGCTCAAGCCCGGCGGCGGCGTATCTGCCGAGGAGCTGCGGGCGGCGAAGGTGATCCTGTGGAAGGGCCACTGCTCGGTCCACGGCCGCTTCTCCCCCGACACCATCGACGACCTGCGCGCCGAGATCCCGGGTGTGCAGATCCTGGTCCACCCGGAGTGCCAGCACGAGGTCGTCCTCAAGGCCGACCTGGTCGGCTCGACCGAGTTCATCATCAACACCATCGAGGCCGCTCCTGCCGGCTCCGCCTGGGCGATCGGCACCGAGCTCAACCTGGTCAAGCGCCTGGCCGCCGCCCACCCCGACAAGCGGATCGTCTTCCTCGACCGCACCGTCTGCTACTGCTCGACGATGAACCGCATCGACCTCCCCCACTTCGTCTGGGCGCTCGAGTCGCTCGTCGAGGGACAGGTCGTCAACCGGATCGAGGTCGACGCCGAGACCGAGCACTACGCCAAGCTCGCCCTCCAGCGGATGCTCGATCTCCCGGGCAAGACTCAGGACGACTGA
- a CDS encoding HlyD family efflux transporter periplasmic adaptor subunit, whose protein sequence is MATLAVLAGCGYVAYAASTDPADGYRLASASTGDVEQTLSLTGTVAPNGRADLSFGTSGTVASVVEEGTTVKKGQVLAMLDTSSLKKSLKTAKASLASAKAQLESDKEAQASGSTSSSSSSTATESSTTTSDSSGGVIAAVFTGTTGTVTAVSDSDVVTQIKALQTEVTDAQTSVSTAEGELEDAQTDLSAAIDKLSALVSGGGTLDDGGALAQALNDAKASCTSTDEGSSERCTGNLDDALAAQGSAKGSVQDAIGQLSSAQEAVGRAKEALSGAKGTLSTAIDDLDALLASASAGGSSGGGTGGGTGGTPEGGGKPGGSPGGSGGEMPEGAGGGSIEGQSGAGTQPEGMTGQGSAESGSGGAVGGAGQSVTAATIAQDQAEIDRAKVDVIDAKAALAAAVIKAPAAGTVAAVDVTEGSSVSAGAAAVTVIAAGLTSVELEVTSAQLSKLQAGQTATVSPAGADKDLPGKVTLLGKVPDTSSGSSTFSVTVTLDEEGLDLLAGNTATVEVVLGSAEDVLTVPASAVSDGTVTVLDKDGNPQRVRVTTGLTGRTTVEVTEGIDAGDEIVLADLSTALPTTDDSSDGGDGAFTNVGGSGGFPGGGGGGFPAGGPPSR, encoded by the coding sequence GCTACCGTCTCGCGTCGGCCTCGACCGGCGACGTCGAGCAGACCCTCTCGCTCACCGGGACGGTCGCGCCGAACGGCCGTGCTGATCTCAGCTTCGGTACCAGTGGCACCGTGGCCTCGGTCGTCGAGGAGGGCACCACGGTCAAGAAGGGACAGGTCCTGGCCATGCTCGACACGAGCTCGCTGAAGAAGAGCCTCAAGACGGCCAAGGCCTCCCTCGCCTCCGCCAAGGCGCAGCTGGAGTCCGACAAGGAGGCCCAGGCCTCCGGCTCCACGTCGTCCTCATCCTCGAGCACGGCCACCGAGTCGAGCACCACGACGTCCGACTCGTCGGGCGGTGTGATCGCGGCCGTCTTCACCGGCACCACCGGCACCGTGACGGCGGTCAGCGACAGCGACGTCGTCACGCAGATCAAGGCGCTGCAGACCGAGGTCACCGACGCCCAGACCTCGGTCTCCACGGCCGAGGGCGAGCTCGAGGACGCGCAGACCGACCTGTCCGCCGCCATCGACAAGCTCTCCGCGCTCGTCTCGGGTGGCGGCACGCTCGACGACGGTGGCGCCCTCGCCCAAGCGCTGAACGATGCCAAGGCCAGCTGCACCTCGACCGACGAAGGCTCCTCGGAGAGGTGCACCGGCAACCTGGACGACGCGCTCGCCGCCCAGGGTTCGGCCAAGGGCAGCGTGCAGGATGCGATCGGTCAGCTCAGCTCCGCGCAGGAAGCCGTCGGCCGCGCCAAGGAGGCGCTCTCGGGCGCGAAGGGAACACTCTCCACCGCGATCGATGATCTCGACGCCTTGCTCGCCTCGGCCTCGGCCGGAGGGTCCTCGGGCGGCGGCACCGGAGGCGGCACCGGCGGAACCCCCGAGGGAGGTGGCAAGCCGGGTGGATCGCCAGGCGGCTCCGGAGGGGAGATGCCCGAAGGCGCCGGCGGCGGCAGCATCGAAGGTCAGAGCGGCGCGGGTACGCAGCCGGAGGGCATGACGGGTCAGGGCAGCGCGGAGAGCGGCTCCGGTGGCGCCGTGGGCGGCGCCGGCCAGTCGGTCACGGCGGCGACGATCGCCCAGGACCAGGCCGAGATCGACCGGGCAAAGGTCGACGTCATCGACGCCAAGGCAGCGCTGGCGGCCGCCGTGATCAAGGCGCCCGCGGCCGGCACGGTCGCCGCTGTGGACGTCACCGAAGGGTCCTCGGTGAGCGCCGGTGCCGCCGCGGTCACCGTGATCGCCGCAGGCCTGACGAGCGTCGAGCTCGAGGTCACGAGCGCGCAGCTGAGCAAGCTGCAGGCGGGGCAGACGGCCACGGTCTCGCCGGCCGGTGCCGACAAGGACCTGCCCGGCAAGGTCACCCTGCTCGGCAAGGTGCCGGACACGTCCTCGGGCAGCAGCACCTTCTCGGTGACCGTGACGCTCGACGAGGAGGGACTGGATCTGCTCGCCGGCAACACCGCGACGGTGGAGGTCGTCCTGGGGTCCGCCGAGGACGTACTCACCGTTCCGGCCTCCGCCGTCTCCGACGGAACCGTGACCGTTCTCGACAAGGACGGGAACCCGCAGAGGGTACGCGTCACCACCGGGCTCACGGGCAGGACCACGGTCGAGGTGACCGAAGGGATCGACGCGGGCGACGAGATCGTGCTGGCCGACCTCTCGACCGCGCTGCCGACCACCGACGACTCCTCCGACGGCGGTGATGGTGCGTTCACCAACGTGGGCGGTTCCGGTGGATTCCCAGGCGGCGGGGGAGGTGGGTTCCCGGCCGGCGGTCCTCCGTCCAGATGA
- a CDS encoding DUF695 domain-containing protein produces the protein MRIFGRREARDSESRRISAFWTWWAQKGALACGAALDADDQDALVALLARRVDAMEAGLSWEVGPGPLGGRLLVVSAGGNPDHRALARRWLLAAPEPDGVSPWEFSDQRPPVDDPVEAVLTTPGGDAIRLADVLVGARQKGAHFDLTLFHPAFPDLTEEARLQVAFHALDTTLGESSTELWIGEVETTTARPRDGFGLDGLRAAVRNLRKEYVDPDGNPAWVLLHGESPQGPVIASAVVPLHPVTAPNLTHHVGVMVPYIGFAERGLPSADALCELGQLEDRLASTLGPDGRVVAHETTNGVRLLHAYVDPTTSAPQRLEETVDGWAHGDVVTRVDTDPAWDAVRPLRA, from the coding sequence GTGCGGATCTTCGGGCGACGCGAGGCCAGGGACTCAGAGAGCAGGCGGATCAGCGCCTTCTGGACCTGGTGGGCGCAGAAGGGTGCGCTGGCGTGCGGCGCCGCGCTCGACGCCGACGACCAGGACGCCCTGGTGGCCCTGCTGGCCCGGCGGGTCGACGCGATGGAGGCGGGCCTGAGCTGGGAGGTCGGCCCCGGACCCCTGGGCGGACGGCTGCTGGTCGTCTCGGCGGGAGGCAACCCGGACCATCGCGCGCTCGCGCGCCGCTGGCTGCTTGCCGCACCCGAGCCCGACGGCGTCTCGCCCTGGGAGTTCAGCGACCAGCGCCCACCGGTCGACGATCCGGTCGAGGCCGTGCTCACCACCCCCGGTGGCGACGCGATCCGGCTCGCCGACGTGCTGGTCGGTGCCCGGCAGAAGGGCGCCCACTTCGACCTCACGCTCTTCCACCCGGCCTTCCCCGACCTCACCGAGGAAGCCCGTCTCCAGGTCGCCTTCCACGCCCTGGACACCACACTGGGCGAGTCCAGCACCGAGCTGTGGATCGGTGAGGTCGAGACCACCACCGCCCGCCCCCGTGACGGCTTCGGCCTCGACGGGCTGCGCGCCGCGGTGAGGAACCTCCGCAAGGAGTACGTCGACCCCGACGGCAACCCGGCCTGGGTGCTGCTCCACGGGGAGAGCCCCCAGGGTCCGGTGATCGCGAGCGCGGTGGTGCCGCTGCACCCGGTGACGGCACCCAACCTGACCCACCACGTCGGCGTGATGGTGCCCTACATCGGCTTCGCCGAGCGGGGCCTCCCCTCCGCCGACGCCCTGTGCGAGCTCGGGCAGCTCGAGGACCGGCTCGCCTCGACCCTCGGCCCCGACGGCCGGGTCGTGGCCCACGAGACCACCAACGGCGTACGCCTCCTCCACGCCTACGTCGATCCCACCACCTCGGCCCCGCAGCGGCTGGAGGAGACGGTCGACGGCTGGGCCCACGGCGACGTCGTCACCCGGGTCGACACCGACCCGGCCTGGGACGCCGTCCGGCCGCTGCGCGCCTGA
- the erpA gene encoding iron-sulfur cluster insertion protein ErpA gives MTEQTTERRADSINLSDVAAAKVKSLLEQEGRDDLSLRISVQPGGCSGLRYQLFFDERTLDGDVVTDFDGVSVVVDRMSVPYLNGAMIDFVDSIEKQGFTIDNPNATGSCACGDSFH, from the coding sequence ATGACCGAGCAGACGACCGAACGCCGCGCCGACTCCATCAACCTGAGCGACGTTGCCGCCGCGAAGGTGAAGAGCCTCCTGGAGCAGGAAGGCCGCGACGACCTGAGCCTGCGCATCTCCGTGCAGCCTGGTGGCTGCTCCGGCCTGCGCTACCAGCTCTTCTTCGACGAGCGCACCCTCGACGGTGACGTCGTCACCGACTTCGACGGTGTCTCCGTCGTCGTCGACCGGATGAGCGTCCCTTACCTCAACGGCGCGATGATCGACTTCGTGGACAGCATCGAGAAGCAGGGGTTCACCATCGACAACCCCAACGCCACCGGCTCCTGCGCCTGTGGTGACTCGTTCCACTGA
- a CDS encoding response regulator transcription factor: MTAAASDMTRLDGSPLRVLVVDDEVNIAELIMMALRYEGWEVAAAHTGTKAVSAARDFTPDAIVLDWMLPDFDGLEVLRRVRSTNPAVPVLFLTAKDAVEDRVAGLTAGGDDYVTKPFSLEELVARLRALMRRAGATRIEEHSVIHVGDLTMDEDSREVRRAGEEISLTATEFELLRFLMRNPRRVLSKAQILDRVWSYDFGGQANVVELYISYLRKKIDAGREPMIHTMRGAGYVLKAAE; this comes from the coding sequence ATGACCGCTGCCGCCTCCGACATGACCCGCCTCGACGGGTCGCCCCTTCGTGTTCTCGTCGTGGACGACGAGGTCAACATCGCCGAGCTGATCATGATGGCGCTGCGCTACGAGGGCTGGGAGGTGGCGGCGGCACACACCGGCACCAAGGCGGTCAGCGCCGCCCGCGACTTCACTCCCGACGCGATCGTGCTCGACTGGATGCTGCCCGACTTCGACGGCCTCGAGGTCCTGCGCCGCGTACGGTCCACCAATCCGGCCGTACCCGTCCTCTTCCTCACCGCCAAGGACGCCGTCGAGGACCGGGTGGCCGGGCTGACCGCGGGCGGCGACGACTACGTGACCAAGCCGTTCTCGCTGGAGGAGCTCGTCGCGCGCCTGCGCGCCCTGATGCGTCGGGCCGGCGCGACCCGGATCGAGGAGCACTCCGTGATCCACGTCGGGGACCTGACGATGGACGAGGACTCCCGGGAGGTGCGCCGGGCGGGGGAGGAGATCAGCCTCACCGCGACGGAGTTCGAGCTGCTCCGCTTCCTGATGCGCAACCCGCGCCGGGTGCTGTCCAAGGCCCAGATCCTCGACCGGGTCTGGTCCTACGACTTCGGCGGTCAGGCCAACGTCGTCGAGCTCTACATCTCCTACCTGCGCAAGAAGATCGACGCCGGCCGGGAGCCGATGATCCACACCATGCGGGGCGCGGGCTATGTGCTGAAGGCCGCTGAGTGA